The Carassius auratus strain Wakin chromosome 40, ASM336829v1, whole genome shotgun sequence genome has a segment encoding these proteins:
- the LOC113058217 gene encoding pannexin-1-like, with protein sequence MAIAHAATEYLFTDFVLKEPSSENRYKGIRLDLALDKMVTCVAVGLPLLLISLAFAQEVSVGTQISCFSPTKFSWRQAAYVDSYCWAAVQTQDTGGLPLWLHKFFPYVLLLVAVSVYMPALFWRFTGAPVLSSDLTFIMEELDRSYNGAIKLSKCLYKAGKLDSESARMGSQSSVRDLTESFFKYPLVEQYLRTKRSSRGLVIRYLLCRTITLLALVLACIYLCYYIRLSITDEFQCDIRTGAVLNDSSVPPAMQCKLVAVGIFQLLSYINLCVYLLLVPLCLYAMLVPFRRTMGFLKPYEMLPTIGVMQFGQVTWDDQALYLLFLEENLSELKSYKYLKVLELLKEEGDDSFDTIMLLQTLGQVKTDVVDGRLPGKDQNISSTNNGATEMKEMSPLLQESGLKNHEDEKVVRQRVI encoded by the exons ATGGCGATAGCGCACGCTGCCACGGAGTACTTGTTCACGGACTTCGTGCTGAAGGAGCCCTCGTCCGAGAACAGGTACAAAGGCATCCGTCTGGATCTGGCCCTGGATAAGATGGTCACCTGTGTGGCTGTGGGGCTGCCCCTGCTGCTCATCTCTCTCGCCTTCGCTCAGGAGGTGTCTGTCG GTACACAGATTAGTTGTTTCTCCCCCACGAAGTTCTCGTGGCGTCAGGCTGCTTATGTGGATTCGTACTGTTGGGCTGCAGTGCAAACACAGGACACAGGAGGCCTGCCGCTATGGCTGCACAAG TTTTTCCCTTATGTCCTTTTGCTGGTGGCAGTATCCGTTTACATGCCAGCGTTGTTTTGGCGGTTCACTGGAGCTCCTGTGCTTTCTTCTGATCTGACCTTTATAATGGAAGAACTGGACCGGTCCTATAACGGAGCCATCAAACTGTCTAAATGCCTTTACAAGGCAGGAAAACTGGACTCGGAGTCAGCCCGCATGGGCTCACAGAG CTCTGTGAGAGATCTTACCGAGAGCTTCTTTAAATATCCTCTGGTGGAGCAGTACCTGAGGACCAAACGCTCCTCTCGAGGATTAGTGATCCGATACCTCCTCTGCCGCACCATCACTTTGTTGGCCCTCGTGTTAGCCTGCATCTACCTTTGCTATTACATCCGTCTCTCCATCACAGATGAGTTTCAATGTGACATCCGCACTGGAGCGGTTCTCAACGACTCCTCAGTTCCTCCGGCCATGCAGTGCAAGCTAGTCGCTGTGGGCATCTTTCAGCTCCTGAGCTACATcaatctgtgtgtgtatttgctgcTGGTGCCATTGTGCTTGTACGCCATGTTGGTTCCGTTCAGAAGGACCATGGGCTTCTTGAAACCCTATGAGATGTTACCCACTATAGGGGTAATGCAGTTTGGGCAGGTGACCTGGGATGATCAAGCACTCTACCTGCTGTTTCTGGAGGAGAACCTCAGTGAACTGAAGAGTTATAAGTACCTAAAG GTTTTGGAGTTGTTAAAAGAGGAGGGAGATGATTCTTTTGACACCATAATGCTGTTGCAGACACTTGGACAAGTTAAAACAGATGTGGTGGATGGCAGATTGCCAGGAAAGGACCAGAATATCTCCAGCACCAACAATGGTGCCACTGAAATGAAAg AGATGTCTCCATTGCTGCAGGAGAGCGGATTGAAAAATCATGAAGATGAGAAGGTTGTGCGCCAGAGGGTGATCTGA
- the LOC113058891 gene encoding uncharacterized protein LOC113058891: MHPGPTRCAAIQEDREVTKGEVILPQYRCARGSTSLESFHLHPKRFVPGTSASDLHFQMYLMEGLVQWNEARAVAAIEGEKKKDICYGGQLQQYANVLSQLFMGLNLAEDYTSPGEYTGELIGVEYLYSQTNTSFEEDFGADPDSQDGVQDEDLKIDLESDEGFEDVDLDGEPLEIMELSLDIPEPLRDEPPTQSQGVQSHVAESSLPEPIEDEPATQSQLESLGPDGRPGYDHVVRLANSLVDLRHEGFITQQKVDEIVTLCVPGLNLKKPL, from the exons ATGCATCCAGGACCCAccaggtgtgcagctatacaggaGGATAGGGAGGTGACCAAAGGGGAGGTCATTCTGCCCCAGTATCGCTGTGCACGTGGCTCAACATCCTTAGAGTCCTTCCACCTGCACCCAAAACGCTTTGTGCCAG GAACAAGTGCAAGTGACCTTCATTTTCAAATGTACTTGATGGAAGGGCTTGTACAGTGGAATGAGGCTCGTGCGGTTGCTGCCAttgaaggtgaaaaaaaaaaggatatctgCTATGGTGGCCAACTGCAGCAGTACGCCAACGTCCTGAGCCAGCTATTCATGGGTCTTAATTTGGCGGAGGACTACACCAGCCCTGGCGAATACACAG GAGAACTCATTGGCGTGGAATACTTATATTCCCAAACAAATACATCTTTTGAGGAAGACTTCGGTGCTGATCCTGATTCTCAAGATGGGGTTCAGGATGAAGACCTGAAGATTGATCTGGAGAGTGATGAAGGGTTTGAGGATGTAGACTTGGATGGTGAGCCTCTTGAAATCATGGAGCTCAGCCTCGATATCCCAGAACCCTTGAGAGATGAGCCACCGACTCAGAGCCAG gGGGTGCAGAGTCATGTGGCAGAGTCTTCCTTGCCTGAGCCCATAGAAGATGAGCCAGCAACTCAGAGCCAG CTGGAGAGCCTGGGACCAGATGGCAGACCGGGCTACGACCACGTCGTCCGGCTAGCCAACAGTCTGGTGGACCTCAGACATGAGGGGTTTATTACTCAGCAGAAGGTGGATGAGATTGTGACTCTCTGTGTACCT GGATTGAATCTCAAAAAGCCCCTTTGA
- the LOC113058973 gene encoding uncharacterized protein LOC113058973: MWANKLLCSQPNCRRFGIQLTACGMYKTVRRVLDLNSWYFMVTEYLECRSCKKKLAAWSRDILDQLDPSHREQFPAVLTYRLSCDRKVVRLLRGRTLGNSATALYRHLCLRHKEHYLGQSTLYLSVLRNFVTQNTDPSSLIAALPQMVPVPSPSWLLSVYAREVLTRLPELKARVTSVYGSILKMDSTKKVTKKLAGHAAGTAAWVTDVGNEIGQVLMCVLTEGEGKGLLPMCSGLVDRYRQAGEAPPQVLYVDRDCCSAGDKGKAAAMFSEWDQLVVRLDVWHFMRRIAVGVTTDSHPLYAPFIGTPLALHLRVGCW, translated from the exons ATGTGGGCAAACAAGCTGCTGTGCTCCCAGCCCAACTGCCGTCGTTTTGGGATCCAGCTAACAGCTTGCGGCATGTATAAGACTGTCCGGAGGGTCTTGGACTTAAACAGTTGGTACTTCATGGTGACTGAGTATCTTGAATGCCGGTCCTGCAAAAAGAAGCTTGCAGCCTGGTCGCGAGACATCCTGGACCAGTTGGATCCCAGCCACCGTGAACAGTTTCCTGCAGTCCTAACCTACAG GTTGTCCTGTGATAGGAAGGTTGTGAGATTGTTGCGGGGGCGCACGCTGGGGAACAGTGCCACAGCTCTGTACAGGCACCTGTGCCTCAGGCATAAAGAACATTATCTGGGCCAGTCAACACTGTACCTGTCTGTGCTGAGGAATTTTGTTACCCAGAACACTGATCCCAGCAGTCTCATTGCCGCGCTGCCACAGATGGTGCCTGTCCCTAGTCCATCTTGGCTGCTCTCAGTGTACGCCAGAGAAGTACTGACACGGCTTCCTGAACTCAAGGCCCGTGTCACCTCTGTTTATGGCTCCATTTTAAAGATGGATTCCACCAAAAAG GTCACCAAGAAGCTAGCTGGCCATGCTGCTGGAACTGCTGCTTGGGTGACAGATGTGGGGAACGAAATTGGACAAGTCCTCATGTGTGTCCTCACAGAAGGAGAGGGAAAGGGCCTGCTTCCCATGTGTTCCGGACTTGTAGATCGCTACCGCCAAGCTGGAGAAGCTCCTCCGCAAGTCCTTTATGTGGACCGGGACTGCTGCAGCGCAGGAGATAAAGGCAAGGCGGCAGCAATGTTTAGCGAGTGGGACCAGCTGGTGGTCAGGCTGGATGTGTGGCATTTTATGCGGCGAATCGCAGTCGGGGTCACCACGGACAGCCACCCGCTGTATGCCCCCTTCATTGGGACGCCTCTCGCCCTGCATCTTCGAGTGGGATGCTGGTGA